The genomic stretch TATAATTAGATTATAACTGAATTTTGTAATATAATTTTggagttttttttattataatatatatgattatatcACGAGGATGAACTTTGATTTGGAATTTGATTACTACTTTGAGCGAGTTTGATTATAATTAGATTATGTAATATGATTTTGGAACGTGTTTGACTATAACATGAAAATGAACTTTGTTTTCAATTCTTGAGTTTGATTATAGCTTAAATgcgcatatatatatatatatatatatatatatatatatatatatatatatatatatatatatatatatatatatatatatatatatatataaataagtaATGTTACtcatttaagtttttttatgaattaagtCCAACAAAGTTAAGTAATAAGATTTAAAATAATACTAGTTATAAttgatttttgttatattagacCAATTTGATTGGATTTTGATATATATTCTGGGGGTTACTTGAAATTGGTTTGCTTTGCGCCTGAACGTGGTTCAAACTCTTTTTGGGACAGCGTCCGAGTATTCTGCGATCGAAGTGCCATCATCCGAGTTCCTTGTGAGGAAATGGGGATAGTACCTGCAAGTgactccgatacttaagttagcatAGATTTTAAgtaggtttttagtagattggGTTCTGAATATATTTGAGAGTGtcaatgtatttataatagAATCGATAATCACCTTTTAGAGTAGTTCCACCTTTGAGGGTGGATAACCATTCTCTTTTGTTAGAGAATATGTTGAGAATCCCCTTCTAGATTGATAGGAGATATCTTAAGAGTTAGTTACTTATTTTAATAAGTAGGGCCAGACCCTTATCATTGTGTCCAACCTCTATGAGGTCGGGTAGGTGTTGATTGGATCAAATCTGTTAATTGGGTTATTTTCATTTTGAACTTGATTGTGTTTTGGCTCAAAGTATGAATAGTGCTTTTACTTGAGATCGAGCTTTATGAGGTCGGACTAGAGCATTTATAGATCAGACTGATCTTTGGTGGCATTTGTGCATCACGTCGAGCACACTGCCTTTCGAAAGGTTAGGTCGGGTACTCCATATGTTTTTATAAATCTAAAGCATGGCGTCTTTTCGTAATCATTTGCATGTTTTTCTATAATTACTTTGATAACCGTGAATGTCATAAATGAGGGGGTTGAACTTATCCTTTTGTCTCGTGAGCCTTATAAATACtcaactacttttctctctcttttttttttttttttgtttttgcttctTCTTTTGAATCTTTTCGCCTTCATCCTCTTTCAAAGTTCTTCATAAACCCAATCTCTTTTGAAGATTTTTTTATCTTGAGTTTTTGCTTGGAATTTTTGTTCATGCTTTAAAGGTGTCTGAAATGTACATGCTTTGCTATTGGGTGTATACTGCTACTCAATCCTCCACAAGATTGGTATTTTTTGCAACCTTATTTCGTCGAGGATGATATTTTCGTTTTGGTGATTGTATGAAAAATGATTTCTTATTGATATTCTTTCATAGTTGTTTGGTGATTTTGtattctttttcttaaaatctgaaatttatTTCTTTGCGTGAAATTTTgttgctgtttttgattttgtaTATTTGTGTGTTTGAATGTGGGGGGTCCCTCTGTGTTGCCTCCAAATGGTGTCGTTTTCATCTTGTGAAAGCAGTGCCATTTTCATCTTTTGCAATGTAGTTTTCTGCTTAGTTCGCAAGAGAGTTTAAAAACCATGGAATTTTTTTACCTTGTTGGGGATGATCCGACCTCTTGCGGGCTTGTCTAAATGTTTGTGTTGCTGTGTCTGCATTCCTGACTTgtaatgattttttttgttgtattGTAGGTATAACTTTATGTCTTATttagcaatactcaatatgtcGTCTAAAATCTTGTCCGACCTAGATTGGGTAGATATTACCGTACTTTCTGCTGTCCCTGTTATTGATAATGAATACGTCGAGACTTTCCGTAGACAACATAGGTTGCGTAGAGATCGGGAGGATGACAATAAATATGAGATTGTACTCGTTGATCCCGAGGAAAGAACTTGTTTCCTCCGACTTGACAAGTCGAAACCTTCactttatatacatatatgagTGCTTTTTTACAAGATTGGGGGTTAGCCTTCTTTTTTCTGATTTTGAGTATGAGATTCTTGATCGTTGTAAAGTTATCCCTTCTTAGCTTTATCCCAACTCTTGGGGATTTATGAAAATTTAGCAGCTGATATGTCGAGAACTCGACATTCCCCTATCTTCTAAAGTTTTTTTAATCTCTTCCAACTTACCAAATCATTTAGTTCTAAGAAACAGGGCTGGATCTCCTTCCAAACTGTTCAGGGGAGGAAGGTCTTCACCATCTTTGACGattcttttcatgatttcaaaaattatttcttcAAGATTCGATCTGTTGaggatgtccgacctttctttctcaATGAGAGGGATAAAGCCATTTTTAACTTGTATTGAGAGGAGTTTCCTACAGTTATTAAGTGTAATCTTGATGACTTAGATGAGGTAGAAGAATGTGTAGTTGTCTTGTTCCAGAAATGTTAGGGTCGAGCTCCCAATCTTGACaccaaaaattttttactaGGAAATTCAAGCTATGTCCGTACTGAGGTAGATATTATTTCTTTGCATTTTATAGATacttttttattgtaatttgcTTACTTACGTGTTTCGACTTTGATTTTGATGCAAGGATGGCTAAAGGATCAGACGCTCTAAGAACTCTTCGTATTGCCAAAAGGAATATTAATGTCCGAGTTATTCAACTGAAGGAGGTCGATAAATTGGATGACCTTCCCTCTCCCTCCAAGTCAGACTTAGGTCCTTCTTTATCAGTTAAGACACTTTTAGATCCTACTCCTACTCTTCTTACTCTTCCTACCGACTCTGGTAACCAAACAATTTTTCCAGACAATTTTTCCCGCGCTTCCTTTTCTCGAGCTGAAGTCTAAGAAATGTAAGACTTCCAAATTAGGAAGTGTGTATGATCCCACAGTTTTATAAGTATGACAATACTTCCATAACAACTCATATTTTAGTGTAGTACAGTACTCTAAGATATAAACTCATATTGTgctaatatttttagttagaaATAATATTACCAATAATATTTTAGGAGTCAGAGATTAGGTCAGTGGACTTTTACAAAAATAATAGTGAGTGAAATAGAAGGACTAAATTATACAATAAGAAAAATGAACAGAACAAACAAAATAATTTCAAGAAGATACATCGATCACAAAAATGTAAAAAGCAAAATAAGTACATAAGACATGGAGAATATGCTAGATGGTGCAAAACCACTTTTCTGTGCTCCACTGCAAGGAGCACTACTTCCACTATAGCACCCACTCTTTTGCTTGATTCCTTCACCACGATTTTCAAGCACAAATGTAGAGTTTGTCTGTCCATTGCTAAATAAAACACACCAAAAGAAAGGTCCTTTATGGACTCCAACCAGCCCCACTCCAACCTCTGTGTGTGATTTGTTCTTCAAAATAGACAAAGAACTCTTATCTTTCACAAGAACTTGGGAAAATGCTATTGATGGCTCGACATACTTCTTTTGACAACCAATTACGTGTCCGGTTATGGTGCCGAAAGTTGGCAGCTCTACGCCACAATTGGGGGCGAAGACTTCGGTGAAGTCATCTTCCGAAGGCTTGCAGTTCACTACATTGTTGCCAGTGCAATTTCCTTTGCATAATTCAATGTATTGTAAGGCCATGCACCCTAGACCAGGACTGTCATTCAGGTGAGGAAGCTTTTGATCTGTACGGTTCTTATTTATAATGTCGACAATATCATTTGCCGGATTTCCTGCAGGTAAGTGAAAACAATTAGCTGATTTCAGATATGAGATCGGGGTTGTATAATTCAAAGTGCATACAGAGAGAGATGTTTATATCTGCATGATTAAGTCCTGAGCTTCAATGCAGTATAATACTATAACAGCAAATAATTTAGAAAACAACTTAATGTTTCAGCAAACTGTGCAAAATAATACTATAACAGCAAATAACCAAACTTATTTCTAATATAAACATCATTGTTTTCTCACCTTATCTCAGTGTATGCCATTATTTTGTTCACGTGTTAAGAGTTCAATTTGCTGAATAAGATGCCATGATTAAATTATCAGTTAGATTGCTAGAGGGATTAGCTAGTCTTGCTAAAATTAGTTTCTGGTTAGTTACTGCAGTGTTAGAGTAGTTATTTTCTGTTAGAACTCGCACGCTAACTAACAATTACGGAGGATTTTGGCGATAAGGCTAGTTATGGAAGGAAAATGAATAAATAGGAAGTGAGATAGTTAGAGAGTTATTAACCATTTTGTAAAAGACTTGAGAGAGCTGAAGAGCCTTAACTCTTCCTCATTGTACCTACAAGATTTTCACACACATTCTTCCCCATTATTTTTAAGGTTCCTCAGCACATTGCTCAGGAATTCCCAACCAATAAAGCACATTCCCTACATATAACATATTCCTTTGTTCTTGATACCAGTCCTTGAGGCAGATGCAATGATAATTGATATCATTTGCAATTTTAAGGACTTATTGATCTTTCTAGCTGAAGCCTGATATTTATCAATTAATTAGCACTTGGGAAATATAGAAATGATCTATATTACTAATCCTCTTGTTAAAGAACTTTTTCTTCCCTTGTGTTGAAGTATACTTTAGGATATTACTAACCCTCTTGTTGGATAGAagaaaattttcataaaattatTCAGAATTTAAATGACCTACTTCTTCAAGAAGCAATAACAGATGGAAATGGCTAATATATTAAACACGAGATATATAACAACTTGGCATTGGTTTAATTTTTATGCCTTTTAAATATAAACAACCAGGAAGGGACTGAATCTTTGAAGATACAGATGGATCATTAATAAAAAGATGATGCTACATGACCAAATTATTTTGGTAACCTAATTCAACCAAGTTAGTCCAATAGCTTATTGGCACGTTAAAAACTagttgaagaagaaggaggacatgcataagaaaaagaagaaataagatTTGGTTAAActaagttacaaaaataactttttcACTTAGCATTTCTcttgatgaaaaaaaaaagatttaattactctattggtcgctatagtttcgcgaaatttttaattaggtccctatacttttttttcccttttaattgagtccttgcACCATATACTATCAagagggacctaattaaaaaaaaaaattggtacaaggaccaaattaaaaggaaaaaaagtataagaacctaattgaaaatttcgcaAAACTAT from Arachis stenosperma cultivar V10309 chromosome 9, arast.V10309.gnm1.PFL2, whole genome shotgun sequence encodes the following:
- the LOC130951614 gene encoding uncharacterized protein LOC130951614; translation: MMEIKLSCCHFHFLCYLLAASLVFSRAHNHGNPANDIVDIINKNRTDQKLPHLNDSPGLGCMALQYIELCKGNCTGNNVVNCKPSEDDFTEVFAPNCGVELPTFGTITGHVIGCQKKYVEPSIAFSQVLVKDKSSLSILKNKSHTEVGVGLVGVHKGPFFWCVLFSNGQTNSTFVLENRGEGIKQKSGCYSGSSAPCSGAQKSGFAPSSIFSMSYVLILLFTFL